aatgatataaaatacctgcgcgggttattgatgaaagaaatgatattatgtttggtaaatacgagtctttaaaagaaaaccctcgtatattactactattgaaaggcttgacaataaaatattatgcatgtatgtaaatttcggcaagtgtccactaagtacttttgtacttagccctgcatgtatttttaaatgtgcaggttgagcggtgatcgaggatgtagtgtgcaagcggagctttgtcaaactaggatgattacctcagagtagagtatatgtcttcatacatatactcaaattgttattccgctgcgaacactgattatgttaagatattatgtcaaacaatatgtattatttaataatgtactaaaactattgagtaccccgttttgggataatattatgtacggtccccttgtggccttcattgatatctagatatttcgattgatttccttatacaagtcgagtcatcaagaaaccgaatatgcccctttcttactcccgctcctaaattccctcccttagtcgcggtttccccgaatttgctatccatagcaagtgcggtcgtgacaggaAAGGAAATAGGAACGGGAAGGTCAGTTTcaagaactccggcctaaccatcgtccccaaaccgaCTCGGCTCAACCATCCTCATATAACATATTTTACCTATGAACATGAAAAAATATGATGGGATTTATTGCACCTTTCTTCCCTCCAAGCACAAGCAGCACACACATATCAAATCAACCtagcaaaatataagaaaaaaatattttaaataatatcgtTAATGATttaaaacttttaaagtttgaataaaatattaaatttgcaattacctcataatctatcgaaaatttcatcatacacaACATTAGTTGTTGTTTCTTGCGTATAACCACTCTCATCACATACTAAAATCTTTAGACCTCTTTTTCTAGTGACTCTTGAGATTGCCACGTAGAGTTGTCCATGACTAAAAACTGGTTTCGGTAGGTATAATCCTACAATTGAAAGCGATTGTCCCTggcttttatttaattattgtcatagcaaaacaaacactcacaGGAAATTGCCTTCTCTGAAACCGAATTGGAAATTTAGCGAAATCTGATGGACTCATAATCATTCTAGCTATGGGAAACTTCTTGCCAGcattttttcctgaaatgagtTTGCCTTCAATTACGCGTTCCCCAAGTTGAGTTACTATCAGCCTAGTGCcattgcaaagctcattagatGGATCAATATTTCTGAGAAGCATTATTATGCAtccttctttcaatttaatttcatgactcagtaatcctgaacacttgattgTGTTGAGATATTCAACCGAGAATTTCTGTTTATCAAGGTCCACttgtccatcttctttgcaaATACTGTCTGAACTTAGGTAAACCCTTTCCTTGCTAGACATGACGTAATCATTGATTgtatcaaccatctcattggtgGGGGCCAAGATAGCTTTATTCTTAAATATTTCTGGATCAAATGCATTATTCATGACGTCATTGTATGTGTTTTCCACTATAGCTGCAATAGGATTTGTTGCATCGCGTATAAGGATATCTTCTGATAATACCACAACAGATTCTCCATCACCAAGACTATGTCCGGCTGTATCGTCACCTATTTTAAGTATCCACTATGCAAATTCTTTGGTTTCTTCTGCATCCGAACCAGAAGCATTTGCCTGAAACAAAAATGTGTACCAATATGATAGAAGCTAATGAGTACAAGGATGAAAATAGTAGGATGTCATTGGAAGACATAGTTGATGAATGCAACTACAGTCAGAGAGATAAGAGCGCCAACATTATGAGTAGATACATGAGCTCTCAGTAGGATGTCGTGGAATTGTCTTTCCAAATTCATCATGGCAGGTTGACCAAGTTACTTGATGCTAGAACATAtagtatgatagatttttgtttatttggatgataatgtatgaatattttggatgatatatgatattgttattgttggttttatcattttattgttttaaagttatttatttatttttgagataaataacataaaaattgaaaaaaaaaatattaaatatgttgAAAACATTTATAAATAACGGATATTAGTGTTATCTATAAGGAtatataaccgttatgtataaattaatagataacggaaatctcaaaaaatcgttatgtataggtgtatacataacagtgaatattaaactttcatgacggtttgaaacgatatgtataatactatagataacggatataaaacgttacttatatataaacaaccgttatatatatgtgtatatataacGGAGAAATATAAACTTTCATTACGGTTCAAAACgttatgtataattatttagataacggattttcagGCGTTATGTATTTATGGAtgaccgttatgtataatagtatAGATAACATATAAatatccgttatgtatgcacgccacatacataacaccactatacttaACGCAAGTTTTTCCGCatagataacggaaaaaatccgttatgtatgcgcGTTTTTGGCGTAGTGactaaatcaaacaaaaatatctATTGTTTTTATCAGCCTTATTTCCTTCCCTATACGTTGTATTATagtattttcataaaaatatccTAACTATACATACATTTAAATGTTCACAAAATCAATCAAGATAAGCCATTTAACCTTACTGTGTCGTCTTGTAAAGTATGTAATCCATAGAAAAACGATCTATTACTACATTAGTTTTAATTAGCCTAATATAATTGACAAATGCCGTCGTATTCTATCAAGGTATTTGGatttagaataaattaataaatttttgttattatcGATGAACTTAATTTACTATAGTCGCCTTTATATAACATCTACTAAGGAATGAGGACTAATTCTAACAATGcaagataaaattattaagaTAAATACATAGATAcaaatatttagtaatttttatattttaatattttttatttgaattaaaataatattaataaattatcatggtaatataatttttttaaaatatatatttagattaagattaaaatacataagaaattaatttatctaagaatttgagatttatttaagaatttgaATCTATCTATAATAAAGATGATAGGttgaagtaaataaaataagagctCAAACGTGGCTGCATGAGgccgaaattagatatatatgattgagatataattaatgcataagaaattagatatagaaatttgttgatgataggtttgaaattagatatataaaaatttattgattaaaaatttagaaaaaataagaatgaatgataattgaggaaaattagaatagaatGATTCTAttatgccacgtaggatagagcttattttacttttatatactATACATAATTACATTTAAATGTTCACAAAATCAATCAAGATAAGCCATTTAACCTTACTGTGTCGTCTTGTAAAGTATGTAATCCATAGAAAAACGATCTATTACTACATTAGTTTTAATTAGCCTAATATAATTGACAAATGCCGTCGTATTCTATCAAGGTATTTGGATTTAGAATAAactaataaatttttgttattatcGCTGAACTTAATTTACTATAGTCGCCTTTATATAACATCTACTAAGGAATGAGGACTAATTCGAACAATGcaagataaaattattaagaTAAATACATAGATACAAACatttagtaatttttatattttaatattttttatttgaattaaaataatattaataaattatcatggtaatataatttttttaaatatatatttagattaagattaaaatacataagaaattaatttatctaagaatttgagatttatttaagaatttgaATCTATCTATAATAAAGATGATAGGctgaagtaaataaaataagagctCAAACGTAGCTGCATGAGgccgaaattagatatatatgattgggatataattaatgcataataaattagatatagaaatttgttaatgataggttcgaaattagatatatagaaatttgttgattaaaaatttagaaaaaataagaatgaatgagaattgaggaaaattagaatagagtgtgattctattacgccacgtaggatagagcttattttacttttatatatatatagattatgtaaatttatcttttcccttttaataatttttttaagaaggaATTGTTACTAAATATAGGACAAATTTTATTCGacttattaaaattttattcgaTTGTCGATCTTTACATCTATtgttcttctttttttaaattcatatttttactAAGCATATAAATGCATTATTTaccattaaaaaaatacaaaaaagcaTATGTGCGCATTTGTGCACAAACATATACTGCCTCCGTCCTACACACAAAACATTACTTACTTAATTTCCGTGTCCAAAAAAAGTCTCAAAATAgccggacgaagggagtatgtataaaatgtatttgaatttcctattaattttattttttaaaaatgagaacaatttcttaaaattaatGTATAAATATTCACCACATATCATGCTGATGCAACACTAGTTGTCCACAAACATTTGTTAGCTTAAATAAAGTTATGCATAAGTTTGCATAATTAATGTGCTGGACTTGAACTCTTTCATGCAAGTAAAGTAAATGTGGCCAGGCCCCtacatttttaaaaaagtatataaaatatatattataatgaattgactaataaataaaaataccaaTGAGACTTGAGCGAATAACCTCTTACGAGAGAAATTTTGATGCCTCAAATTGGAGGTTTTGACTAGGCCTCTTCACCTATACCTCAACACTTAAATACtactcccaatttttttttttgagacgtttcatttataatgtttcaaaaaGTGATAAATTTCTTTATTACTCTCTTTACTTTTCTCATTATTTACTGTATCTATCTTTTACTTTTTCATTACTCTCTGTATTTCCCTCATCATTTACTTTATCTTCATTTATTTaatctataatttttaaatttacatgTAGCTCATTTTTTGGAACGTTATCAttaggggtgtaaatgagccgagtcgagtcgagtattgacatactcgagctcgagctcggtctATATGtatcaagctcgagctcgagctcgactcgctcgagtttgagatttttgagctcgagctcgactcgattgcATATTcgatgagctcgagctcgactcggttcGACTCGATTATTGAACCTTAATCGAACTCGAGCTCGTTTAGGCTcggtgagctcgagctcgtttaagctcgtCTCATACATGCTTCAACAAATTGTATATATTATGAGCTATATTAGTAATTAAGCTATAATATAGGGATAAAATCGTAATTTGTTtgaaagctcgattaggctcgcgagcctaacgagtcgagtatggtgaaactcgaactcgggctcgATACCTAgtcgagtagctcgagctcgagctcgactcgacttataccgagtcgatttcgagtaattttcgagtcgatcccgagtagctcgcgagctagctcgactcacttacacccctaGTTATCATTGGGACGAATGGCGTAATATTTAAAGCAATTTAATTTTTGCATGGAAAAGTATAAAAAAGTCCTATAGTTCTTTTGAGTTTATTTCGGAAGAAGGAAaacactataaaaaaaaatacaattttggtaaaaaaaaaaaaaaacaattttggCTCCATTATCTATATTATTAGTATATAAAAGAACGCTACTTTTTCCcacaaaaatttctctctcctcacctTTTTTTgactcttttataaaaatcgtcaactttgattaataaaaagatattcaacacggatgttaaattaaagataacaaaaagatctttaatttgatataaaaattataaaaataaatttgaaataaataagttattatcaattaaagttacaatttttttctctctcatcttttatctctcatttctcttttctaatttctttttattatacGGTTCTTTCtccttcattcatttttttttattattattataacaatttaatgcaactctattcattttagaactctttaggttaaacataattttttaagtgaattttatattaatataaatttatatatgtatatatatatatatatatatatatatatatatatatattaaaatagatgTTCAAATACgattttagatttattaaattttcagtatatttttatatggatttttatatttatttatattaaaatatttattattattatttcttaatttaatttaatactattaGATTGACAATTACTTATCtattaagcaaaaaaaaatgattaattggagAATCATAATTGAttctctttaaaatataaaataaaagtaaattaaagagtttaattttgtgtAGCATGTCTATTCAAATTTACTTAAATCATATACtccacatttttatttttgaaaatgaataatacgttcaaccctttattttttctgCTAACCCATTGATAAAAGATATTTGTctgtaaaatacacaaataaaaactttgatgcatataaaaataattgttgttatgtTTATTCAAATTACATGGCATGCATGCACTTACGACTCACCGATGAAACTATTTTTCTGATAAAGTTTTTCTTATTAAAATCGAAACACCAACTAAAATAATGCAACatcattataaaattaaacttaataaaattaagtttattcaatattataaaattaaacttaataaactGACCGTTTTTATTATGAAAACGAATCATGTCTATTCTCAAAATCAATTCTTTGGATGTTGTATATGAactttattttagaatttgtattcaaacaaaatgaccacataaatatgattaaataagaagtccaaaaatatactattaaacTATATTCAAACAAATAGTTTTGAACATCTTAGAATATTgtatgatatataatgatactcattagcatttatacttttttttagtgaatttatatatttatacacattatcaatgaaaatcaattaattggtaactgaaaatacaaaattgaaaatttatatattttcgaattcatattttttattgaaattatatcgtggataatttcaattttttatttagatttatatttacatttacatttattcatatttatattatacatatttaattaatttatttatttatttaaaaaatcattCAGTTTCGATActgatcgtgcatcgcacgagtgagCGTGTGCTAGTTTAATCTAAAAGATCGAAAGTCTaaataataaagaaatataaaagATGATATTTTTACTATAGAACTTAAGgaatatgacattttaaattttcactcaaatTAGAAAATCCTCAATACTTACATACAGAGGTTATATCCATTCCATCATACATTACTTGATACTACATAGACAACGTGGCTTTTAACGACCAAAAACATTATTGATTCATACAACTGCACCAACCGTAGGCCAAGCGCCTCATCTTTCCACTTCAAACTTCAATATCTTTCCACTTCAAACTTCAATTCTTcaacatttctctctctctagagtTGGTTTTCCACTATCTCATTATCTCTAAAAAAATTCAGTAATCATCATGAGTATTAGTTACCTTTTCTTGAGTAAAAGCTCTTAATTATTGTAGCCAAGATTTGATGAACTTGGGGTCCCTCGTTTTGAAGTTAGACAGCAACGTAAGTAATTAAAATATCTCCGTTAAAAATTTCCTTAAACATCACTGATTTTTTTACCACCAAATCGCAATGCGTTGTTGCCTTGTTGTGGGCGCTGTTAAGGATAAAAAGATTCTGTGTTTCTTGCAATTTGGGTTCAGTATCTTCACGCCTCCTTTGTAATTATTTACCATTTTCTCTAAACAACGTTTTTCTCACCCTTAATCTTCTTCTGCTTTTTTTGTGGGCCAGCTCTCCTtcaaaattattgaattttcgAGGTTGGATTAGGTGGATTGGTTTCAATTATTCTGCGCAAATGGGTTGGAAGATTTCTTTTTGTCCGAACACAAATTTCCGGACAATGTTTCAGGTTTGTTTGTTTGTGTTGTTGCGTGTTTTTTGTGCGTTTTTTCCGTTTCTGgtatgttttgtattttaaattagTATAGTTAGTATCTTTATTTATCAGGAATTTTGTTTAGTTGGTACTTAGTAGTTTATTTGTTGAAAATTTCACTTGCTTCAGCTGTGGGGTTCTGATTTATTATACGGCCAAACCTTAGCTTGGATTAACGTAATTTTTATTTGGTTTCTTTGGGATTTAATTTGGTATTCAATTTGATAAGATGTAAACTTGTAGTTCACATATCTGTAACTCAATGTGCAGAATTACGTAAGAAGAGAACAACATGAATAAAATTGTAATGTTGACTTCTTGAATATAGTGTAAAAATCTACATGTGTTTGGTCAATGAATATAACCATTTATGATAATGGAAATTCTTTCTTGTCTCCAACAAAAATGCAACAATATGGTTAAGTGATCCAACTTTGTCACTGCAATGCTGTCTTGTTGAGTTTGGTAGCTTATATGTTTTGTGCGCTATAAAACAGGTTAGACCAAGTCAGTTTGAGCTTGAATGTCGCCACACCATTAGGTCTCACGGGAGGAAACTTGCTCGAGATCACAAGCACGATTGGCTGATTTTGTTAGTACTTGTGGTAATAGAAATCACTCTGAATGTCATCAACCCGTTCTATAGGTTCGTTGGGAAAGGCATGATGGAAGATCTTATGTATCCGATGAAGGAAAACACTGTCCCCCTTTGGGCAGTTCCTGTGAGTAGAAACATCATAGTATTTAGTTTAAGGCTACCATAGCTAACATGTTTCAAATCATATGTGTGTATACTTTGTGTTTATTAGTTGTATGCAGTTTTGCTGCCTATGACCATCTTTTTTCTCTATTACCTTCGGAGAAATGATGTGTATGATCTGCACCATAGCGTGCTAGGTATAGTTATTTCTGACTTTTGGAACTCTTCCTTtgatttatactatattttagtCGTGTATTTGAGCTAATAGAAAGTTTGAGGCATTAGGGGCTTTCCCTTTTCGGTTCAATGAAAAAAACTAGTGGTTCTGATTGATATCATGTTAGTAAATGAACTGCAGGGCTGCTATTCGCTGTGTTGATAACGGGAGTTCTCACAGATGCCATAAAAGATGCAGTTGGCCGCCCCCGGCCAGACTTTTTCTGGCGTTGCTTTCCTGATGGGCGTGATGTATGTTGTCTTAATATCTGATttattgagtttatatataagATGGAAGTGTTTTTGGTTAGAAAACTATGTGTTTATACGTGAGCATATTGTTTAATGAATCAAAACTGAAGCTGACTAATTTGTTTCAACACAAAAGAAGCTCATGTTTTGCCCAGAGATCAACATACTATttcattttgttttaattttccCTTCGGCAGGAGTATGATCGTTGGGGCAATGTGGTGTGTCATGGAAAACCGGGCGACATAAAAGAAGGGCACAAGAGTTTCCCGAGCGGTCATACTTCATGTATTTAACCTTCTTTCACTCAAAACAAAATGCTTACAGAAAGAGGATGACGAGGATGACACTGTCGTGTTCTGGCCTTGATCCAAACTTACAGTCTTGATCACACGATTAATTCTACTGGTATTTTGCAGGGTCATTTGCAGGTCTAGGTTTTCTGGCATTGTACATGTCAGCAAAAATAAAATGCTTTGATCGCAGCGGGCACATAGCAAAACTGTGCATCGTTTTCTTCCCTATCCTGGCTGCATGTCTCGTTGGTATTTCTCGTGTGGACGACTACTGGCATCACTGGCAAGACGTGTTTGCCGGAGGCATCCTAGGTTCGTTCTCCTCTGACACTAGGCAGTTTCAACACATGCTAATACTCACATTTTCTTCATAACTGCTGTTGTAGGCCTTGTAGTTGCTACCTTCTGCTACCTGCAGTTTTTCCCACCTCCATACCAGAATGAAGGTACAGTCACGAAACTATGCAAGATCTTGTAGTGAAACATGAGATGTAACGAGAGATTCCTGCTCTTTTTGGAAGGATGGGGTCCATATGCATATTTCCGCGCTGTGGAGGACCTTCGTTCCAACTCTCTACCCCAGGACGCGTTAGGAACGAACCAGCAACGGGCAGCCACAAGCAGCGGCGTCGGGGATTCCAATATTGACTCAGCTTTTGATGCCACGGAGTCAGGAAGAAAGTAGAGCTACTTGATCAACTCATCAGACTTGGTAGTTATTCTGTGTGGTTGGTTCTCTTTCATTGTTTACCCTTTGTTCTTGTAAATAAATCTTAACTGAAAGCGTGCTTTACCAATCTACTTTTGACAATTTACCTATGTAAGCTTGAGCTCCGTCGCGAATCACTCATTTAGCTATTTAAACAAGTTCTAAAATGGAAAATTCAAGCTCGAGCAAAAGAATTAGATTATGGAAATATCTTTAGATTGAGCTTAGGTGGCTTGCTTAAacattttttgtttgtttttaaatCAACATTTATGAAATACTTGGAGTCATTTCCGAAATAGAGGCTCTTTGAGGAATGGTCATACTTGCCTCTTCCTTAAAGTAGTTAAAGGAGTGCAAGGGAATCGAGTAATTTTTACTTTTGGTACCTTTATCACATGTTAAAGGAATTAAGGCGTGACATAAAAATCCTATCGTGACAATGATGGAGCTCATTTTTGAATGAATACAGACATTTACAATGACAGAAAATTACCattactttaaaattttattgcCGATTTACCAAGTAATTGCGTCAATTAAACACAGCTTTGacgctaaggaagttgtggagtctaagcccacgtttggttgggtgtttttagaggttggaaagggaatcaagtaattgaatccattacttgttgtttggtttgggtaatgagataatcattacccttacttgagggtaacccaatcacccaatttgttacccctcaaaatagaggggaaacaaaagaaagggaatcccttactaatgattcatttacATTGTtgaaccaaacactcaataaaagtaatggttattgttatcattccactcctttatttgattccattccctttccattcctctacttgaaccaaacgagcactaaatcTAACTCACAAATGTTAATGACAAATAAAAGTATGAAGTATTTCTGAGAATAGAGTGAGTGATCGATTCGATCTTCAGTTTAATTGACTCTCAGTAACagaaaattttacaattattattattattattatttaaattttcagAGTACTAACAAAGCTTTCTTTTGGCGAGAAATGAGAAGCATATCAgtctttgaaaaattaaaattaatgcgttttaaaaaaataaaattactgctTTAACAAAATAGAAACACGTCCAATTTTCAAAGCGAGTTTAAATAATCAACAATTATCCCTTCGAAAGTCAGAATATCTGGACTTGCATTGGACTGGGGTTGTTTCtttatttagactaaacaaaaTAGAATCGTagccctcctctctctctctctcaatttggATTTTGTCAAAATGTTTTGCAGAATTTATGCAGCAGATAGCACCTCAGCAGAGATTTGGTGAAGAAACTGCTCCGCGTATTTTCCTccttttttcttgtttctctcGAACGCGCATTGATACTGTGCCGCTCTTCTCAGGTGAATTCCGTTTTTCTGTTgcttatattatttttaattttcaaatatagtTGTTCTTTGATGCGTGGTATATTTCTTTTTAAGAAAATTAAGGTGTCGGAGATGATTGAATATTTGTTGGAATCTGTGATGATTCTTCAGCTTTTCGCCGACGCCGTTCATACATGATCTTTTTCCTTGGCAGTGAGCTTTGTGCCTGTTGCTTCTTCTGTACATAGTACTTTTTTGGTTTCTGCTTTTCCTCAGTTTTGCTATTCTTATGCTTGGATAGCAAAGACGAACTCGATCAATTAATCAAAATGTCGACACTCGTACTGTCTCCATCACAGCTGGAAGTATCTGTTCAATAATGAAAATTTTGCCAGTTTGTTGTTTTTACGTGTATATGGATCAGAATATCGATGTTCATACTCTATCAACATCAGATGGAAGTATCTGTAATTCACAACTGAAATTTTACAGGAAAATTAGAAATTCACAAATGAAAATCTCAATGGAAGAAAGGAGTTAGCGACTAAGGTGTTATTATGTTAGTGTTTGATACTTTCCAGCATAGTCTGTTTATTTTGTTGTGCTGCTGGAAATTGAACTGATTATATAATGACCTTGTTCAGAACTTCAGATGCTTGTTATGTAAATATAATTTGGTTTCCCTCATTATTGCCTGCATGAACTAGTATTTATGTGATTGttaactatatatttttctcaaaGGATAATAGAGGTCAGcggaattatttttttctcccgTCTCAAAAGTTTTGGTTTAGTGTCTGAATCGTTGCGAGGTACAATTTTGTACTATTTTCAAGTTGTTCTAGGCTGTCAAGATGCCGGAGATTCAGTTAGGCGCTCACACATTAAGATCTCATGGTGC
The genomic region above belongs to Salvia miltiorrhiza cultivar Shanhuang (shh) chromosome 5, IMPLAD_Smil_shh, whole genome shotgun sequence and contains:
- the LOC130986464 gene encoding lipid phosphate phosphatase 2-like; its protein translation is MRCCLVVGAVKDKKILCFLQFGSPSKLLNFRGWIRWIGFNYSAQMGWKISFCPNTNFRTMFQVRPSQFELECRHTIRSHGRKLARDHKHDWLILLVLVVIEITLNVINPFYRFVGKGMMEDLMYPMKENTVPLWAVPLYAVLLPMTIFFLYYLRRNDVYDLHHSVLGLLFAVLITGVLTDAIKDAVGRPRPDFFWRCFPDGRDEYDRWGNVVCHGKPGDIKEGHKSFPSGHTSWSFAGLGFLALYMSAKIKCFDRSGHIAKLCIVFFPILAACLVGISRVDDYWHHWQDVFAGGILGLVVATFCYLQFFPPPYQNEGWGPYAYFRAVEDLRSNSLPQDALGTNQQRAATSSGVGDSNIDSAFDATESGRK